One Nocardia iowensis DNA window includes the following coding sequences:
- the trxA gene encoding thioredoxin yields MSDSAKTANAKTITVTDASFADDVLLSEKPVLVDFWASWCGPCKMVAPVLEEIAGTHSDKLTVAKIDVDANPDTARDYKILSLPTMMLFRGGKPVKQIVGAKGKAALLRELDGVI; encoded by the coding sequence ATGTCCGACAGTGCCAAGACGGCCAACGCCAAGACGATCACCGTCACCGACGCGTCCTTCGCCGACGACGTGCTGCTCAGCGAGAAGCCCGTCCTCGTCGACTTCTGGGCCTCCTGGTGCGGGCCGTGCAAGATGGTCGCCCCCGTGCTGGAGGAGATCGCGGGTACGCACTCGGACAAGCTGACCGTCGCGAAAATCGACGTGGACGCCAACCCGGACACCGCCCGCGATTACAAGATCCTCTCGCTCCCCACTATGATGCTGTTCCGCGGTGGTAAGCCGGTGAAGCAGATCGTCGGAGCGAAGGGCAAAGCCGCCCTTTTGCGCGAACTCGACGGCGTCATCTGA
- a CDS encoding N-acetylmuramoyl-L-alanine amidase, which translates to MHRLRHGDSGPAVAEVRSTLASLGFLHAHVDTDHADAREYWKDTEAAFDHRLDSAVRAFQQHRGLLVDGVVGPATYRALKEASYRLGARTLIYQLSAPLYGDDVATLQRKLQDLGFYVHRVDGYFGPHTHEGLTSFQREIGLAADGICGPDTLRSLDLLGARVTGGNPHRIAEEEVVHRAGPQLTGKRIVIDPGLGGPDKGHPVPTEYGDVYESEILWDLASRLEGRMAATGMETFLSRPWGANPTDAERADTSNAFDADLMISLRCATNPSPLANGVAGFYFGNSHGSVSMIGQVLAGFIQREVVARTSLQDCRTHARTWDLLRLTKMPTVQVDIGYLTNDYDATVLTNPRMRDVIAEAILISVKRLYLLGQDDQPTGTYTFAELLAEELAAADRM; encoded by the coding sequence ATGCACCGACTTCGTCACGGCGACAGCGGTCCAGCCGTAGCAGAGGTTCGGAGCACCCTGGCAAGTCTCGGGTTCCTACACGCACACGTCGATACCGATCACGCCGACGCGCGCGAGTACTGGAAAGATACCGAGGCCGCGTTCGACCACCGGCTCGATTCCGCGGTCCGCGCGTTCCAACAGCATCGCGGGTTGCTCGTCGACGGGGTGGTCGGTCCGGCCACCTACCGAGCGCTGAAAGAAGCGTCCTACCGGCTCGGCGCGCGCACGCTGATCTATCAGCTCTCCGCACCGCTGTACGGCGACGATGTCGCGACATTGCAGCGCAAGCTGCAGGATCTCGGTTTCTACGTGCACCGGGTCGATGGCTACTTCGGCCCGCACACGCATGAGGGGCTCACCTCCTTCCAGCGCGAGATCGGCCTTGCCGCCGACGGCATCTGCGGCCCGGACACGCTGCGCTCGCTCGACCTGCTCGGTGCCCGCGTCACCGGCGGCAATCCGCATCGGATCGCCGAGGAAGAGGTGGTGCACCGGGCCGGTCCGCAGCTGACCGGCAAGCGCATCGTCATCGATCCCGGTCTCGGCGGCCCCGACAAGGGACACCCGGTACCGACCGAATACGGCGACGTGTACGAGTCGGAAATCCTGTGGGACTTGGCAAGTCGGCTCGAAGGCCGGATGGCGGCGACCGGCATGGAGACCTTCCTGTCGCGGCCGTGGGGTGCCAACCCGACCGATGCCGAACGCGCCGATACCTCGAACGCCTTCGACGCCGACCTGATGATCTCGCTGCGCTGCGCGACCAACCCGAGCCCGCTGGCCAACGGCGTTGCCGGTTTCTACTTCGGCAACTCGCACGGCTCGGTGTCGATGATCGGCCAGGTGCTCGCCGGGTTCATTCAGCGTGAGGTTGTCGCGCGAACCTCGTTGCAGGACTGCCGAACTCACGCCAGAACCTGGGATCTGTTGCGGCTCACCAAGATGCCGACGGTTCAGGTCGACATCGGTTATCTGACAAACGATTACGACGCCACGGTGCTCACCAACCCGCGGATGCGCGACGTGATCGCCGAGGCCATCCTCATCTCGGTCAAGCGGCTGTATCTGCTCGGTCAAGACGATCAGCCAACGGGCACATACACTTTCGCGGAACTGTTGGCAGAGGAATTGGCTGCGGCCGACCGCATGTAG
- a CDS encoding GNAT family N-acetyltransferase, translating to MSTSVTALTLGELDRLPAHSRRCVFWEMDPAVAEDSRGFSDPVFEKEAWLSTVLLEWGSCGQVATVDGNVAGCALYSPPSAVPRATLFPTSPVSPDAVLLTTLQSEFPYKNADVANQLMQAVVADLVRRGVRALESFGIRSDPPSHALSERFGSMTLMERIISPIKGAGSKAPGSMTECSPETCMIEADFLEDVGFKVVAPHHKFPRLRLELDSDHGWKEDVERALDQLLAAAAMTPPARVGVR from the coding sequence GTGTCGACCAGCGTCACAGCACTCACTCTCGGCGAGCTGGACCGGCTCCCCGCGCACTCCCGGCGTTGCGTGTTCTGGGAGATGGATCCCGCCGTCGCCGAGGACTCCCGCGGCTTCAGCGATCCGGTCTTCGAAAAGGAAGCCTGGCTCTCCACGGTCCTGCTGGAATGGGGTTCGTGCGGACAGGTGGCGACCGTCGACGGCAATGTCGCGGGGTGTGCCCTGTATTCGCCGCCGAGTGCCGTGCCGCGCGCCACCCTCTTCCCCACCTCGCCGGTCAGCCCGGATGCGGTCCTGCTGACCACGCTGCAGTCCGAATTCCCGTATAAGAACGCTGATGTCGCGAACCAGCTGATGCAGGCCGTGGTGGCCGATCTGGTGCGTCGTGGCGTGCGGGCGTTGGAGTCGTTCGGGATTCGCTCCGATCCGCCCTCGCATGCGCTGTCCGAGCGGTTCGGCTCGATGACGTTGATGGAGCGGATCATTTCGCCGATCAAGGGAGCCGGTTCCAAGGCGCCGGGGTCGATGACCGAGTGTTCGCCGGAAACCTGCATGATCGAGGCCGATTTCCTGGAGGACGTCGGCTTCAAGGTGGTGGCGCCGCACCACAAGTTCCCGCGTCTGCGCCTGGAACTCGACTCTGATCACGGGTGGAAGGAAGACGTAGAGCGCGCGCTCGATCAGCTGCTCGCGGCCGCCGCCATGACTCCCCCGGCGCGCGTAGGAGTGCGCTGA